In one Nomascus leucogenys isolate Asia chromosome 13, Asia_NLE_v1, whole genome shotgun sequence genomic region, the following are encoded:
- the LOC115830355 gene encoding neuroendocrine secretory protein 55, protein MDRRSRAQQWRRARHNYNDLCPPIGRRAATALLWLSCSIALLRALATSNARAQQRAAAQRRSFLNAHHRSGAQVFPESPESESDYEHEEADLELSLPECLEYEEEFDYQTESETESEIESETDFETEPETAPTTEPETEPEDERGPVVPKHSTFGQSLTQRLHALKLRSPDASPNRAPPSTQEPQSPREGEELKPEDKDPRDPEESKKPKEEKQRRRCKPKKPTRRDASPESPSKKGPIPIRRH, encoded by the coding sequence ATGGATCGGAGGTCCCGGGCTCAGCAGTGGCGCCGAGCTCGCCATAATTACAACGACCTGTGCCCGCCCATAGGCCGCCGGGCAGCCACCGCGCTCCTCTGGCTCTCCTGCTCCATCGCGCTCCTCCGCGCCCTTGCCACCTCCAACGCCCGTGCCCAGCAGCGCGCGGCTGCCCAACGCCGGAGCTTCCTTAACGCCCACCACCGCTCCGGCGCCCAGGTATTCCCTGAGTCCCCCGAATCGGAATCTGACTACGAGCACGAGGAGGCAGACCTTGAGCTGTCCCTCCCCGAGTGCCTAGAGTACGAGGAAGAGTTCGACTACCAGACCGAGAGCGAGACCGAGTCCGAAATCGAGTCCGAGACCGACTTCGAGACCGAGCCTGAGACCGCCCCCACCACTGAGCCCGAGACCGAGCCGGAAGACGAGCGCGGCCCGGTGGTGCCCAAGCACTCCACCTTCGGCCAGTCCCTCACCCAGCGTCTGCACGCTCTCAAGTTGCGAAGCCCCGACGCCTCCCCAAATCGCGCGCCGCCCAGCACTCAGGAGCCCCAGAGCCCCAGAGAAGGGGAGGAGCTCAAGCCCGAGGACAAAGATCCAAGGGACCCCGAAGAGTCTAAGAAGCCCAAGGAGGAGAAGCAGCGGCGCCGCTGCAAGCCGAAGAAGCCCACCCGCCGTGACGCGTCCCCGGAGTCCCCTTCCAAAAAGGGACCCATCCCCATCCGGCGTCACTAA